Proteins encoded within one genomic window of Brachybacterium muris:
- a CDS encoding TIGR02206 family membrane protein translates to MTPPPLGRMTPYGVEHITVLILIVLCSVALVLWTRRTDPAQVDRALRVAGWVLLVNAALWTLWGFMPWAWNIDESLPLHFSDALRFLLPAAMILRRPWMIVVACYWGLTLNMQSVLTPDVNYFVWVPLEFFQYWISHGSGVVVPVVLIWGLGYRPTWRGYGFSYAATLGWAALAFTVNMTMGTNYAYLNRAPAGPSILDLMGPWPQYLLVEAAVIAIGWALPNLPFVLLDRRQNTPATGTGGLMSRAARASAGGLPTPASQQAPDRTGPGGAVDAKAPAAQSSSST, encoded by the coding sequence ATGACTCCTCCTCCCCTGGGTCGTATGACGCCGTACGGCGTCGAGCACATCACCGTGCTGATCCTCATCGTCCTGTGCTCGGTCGCCCTGGTGCTGTGGACCCGGCGCACAGACCCCGCACAGGTCGACCGCGCCCTGCGGGTGGCCGGCTGGGTGCTGCTGGTCAATGCCGCGCTGTGGACGCTGTGGGGGTTCATGCCGTGGGCGTGGAACATCGACGAATCCCTGCCGCTGCACTTCTCCGATGCCCTGCGGTTCCTGCTGCCGGCCGCGATGATCCTGCGCCGCCCCTGGATGATCGTGGTGGCCTGCTACTGGGGCCTCACCCTGAACATGCAGTCCGTGCTCACCCCGGATGTGAACTACTTCGTCTGGGTGCCGCTGGAGTTCTTCCAGTACTGGATCTCCCACGGCAGCGGCGTCGTGGTCCCCGTGGTGCTGATCTGGGGCCTGGGGTACCGGCCCACCTGGCGGGGGTACGGCTTCTCCTACGCTGCCACGCTGGGATGGGCCGCCCTCGCCTTCACGGTGAACATGACGATGGGGACGAACTACGCGTACCTGAACCGGGCACCGGCCGGTCCCAGCATCCTGGATCTGATGGGCCCCTGGCCGCAGTACCTGCTGGTCGAGGCAGCGGTGATCGCGATCGGCTGGGCACTGCCGAACCTGCCGTTCGTGCTGCTGGACCGCAGGCAGAACACCCCCGCCACGGGCACCGGCGGTCTGATGAGTCGCGCAGCTCGGGCTTCGGCAGGGGGCTTGCCCACGCCGGCCTCGCAGCAGGCACCTGACAGGACGGGGCCCGGCGGGGCGGTCGACGCGAAGGCCCCGGCGGCTCAGAGCAGCAGTTCGACCTGA
- a CDS encoding GH92 family glycosyl hydrolase, giving the protein MIATDAAGPVGSPTSKDGAGFVAQSALRCRTRPGERLEQELPPMPGAGDLRGHTVGAGDVLRCYLFPELDPDLTWGATYVAVELQFEDGTRLSELGPVDQYGTEATARGMGEGRILYADQWNDVQVGLEAAAGRTITRVLLVADPPPAPLTEGTEDAADEEDARSSSELVTWIDGPYLAPVPQDPPLDDPVAWVDTRRGTYASGDFSRGNTLPLTAWPNGFAFFTPMTDARTRRWVYEYHRANDGQNRPRLQGIGISHQPSPWMGDRNQFVVMPLQGQGPDASPQARARAFDHARETARPDLYAVELDGGIGVRLAPTDHGSIQEYTFPADGQPAHLLLEGVDEHARIDAAGAVLDGSVHAWVDSGLAEGYARADGATRMYISAQLDPAPATVKPADGANPGASLLTFAPGTTRVTLRLVTSFIGRDQARRTYAQEVEGRSLEQVRAAAHAAWKERLDVIRVDHATPAQRRTLAGNLYRLNLYPNSHWENAGTIERPVPVHASPVLPVKGNATDTRTNAQVLPGRIHVNNGFWDTYRTAWPAYALLYPELCAELADGFVQQFREGGWIARWSSPGYADCMTGTSSDIAFADAAVKGVPLPDPLGTYEAGLRNATVAPPFAEVGRKGNERAVFTGYVDTDTPESVSWALEAHINDAGLAAQAELLAADEDLPDQRRRTLREEAAYLRARSANYVLLFDPRIGFFQGRGPGGSFSQGPDDFDPCVWGGDFTETDGWNFAFHAPHDGEGLASLHGGREGLWEKLEEFFATPERADLKGTYGHVIHEMDEARAVRMGQFGMSNQPSHHIPFLFHHAGAPHRAMQIVREVQRRLFVGEQIGQGYPGDEDNGEMSAWWLLTALGLYPLQLASGRYHVVAPLFDRAEVRPLGGAAFTVVAEGQAPAHPYVTSLTVRGREHSVAAIEHAQLHGELRFTLAADPGDWGEVPPSPTSEGGHPEALVDLLETDPEDPLLDDDSRTERHWDTASCVIDLPPLPGPGRARFLTLTSGAEEGGDPIAWRLEGSDDGSSWTLLDERSDQHFRWRRQTRPFEIASPQECTHHRIVVIAAEGPLRLAQVELLL; this is encoded by the coding sequence ATGATCGCCACTGATGCCGCCGGCCCCGTCGGATCACCCACCAGCAAGGACGGTGCAGGCTTCGTCGCGCAGTCGGCGCTGCGATGTCGCACCCGGCCCGGGGAGCGCTTGGAGCAGGAACTGCCCCCGATGCCGGGCGCGGGAGATCTCCGGGGCCACACGGTCGGCGCAGGCGATGTGCTGCGCTGCTACCTGTTCCCCGAGCTGGACCCCGATCTCACCTGGGGCGCCACGTACGTGGCCGTGGAACTTCAGTTCGAGGACGGCACCCGTCTGTCCGAGCTGGGGCCCGTGGACCAGTACGGCACCGAGGCCACGGCACGCGGAATGGGGGAGGGGAGGATCCTCTACGCCGATCAGTGGAACGACGTCCAGGTGGGGCTCGAGGCCGCGGCAGGCCGCACCATCACCCGGGTGCTGCTGGTGGCCGATCCGCCGCCGGCACCGCTCACCGAGGGCACGGAGGACGCCGCGGACGAGGAGGATGCGCGCAGCAGCAGTGAGCTCGTCACCTGGATCGACGGCCCCTACCTCGCGCCCGTCCCGCAGGACCCACCCCTCGATGATCCCGTTGCCTGGGTGGACACCCGCCGCGGCACCTACGCCTCCGGGGACTTCTCCCGCGGCAACACCCTGCCGCTGACCGCCTGGCCCAACGGCTTCGCCTTCTTCACCCCGATGACCGATGCCCGCACCCGGCGCTGGGTGTACGAGTACCACCGCGCCAACGACGGGCAGAACCGGCCGCGCCTGCAGGGCATCGGCATCTCCCACCAGCCCAGCCCGTGGATGGGGGACCGCAACCAGTTCGTGGTGATGCCCCTGCAGGGCCAGGGCCCCGATGCTTCCCCGCAGGCCCGCGCCCGCGCCTTCGACCACGCGCGTGAGACAGCACGGCCGGACCTGTACGCCGTCGAGCTCGACGGCGGCATCGGTGTGCGGCTGGCGCCCACTGACCACGGCTCGATCCAGGAGTACACCTTCCCCGCCGATGGCCAGCCCGCCCACCTGCTGCTGGAAGGGGTGGACGAGCATGCCCGGATCGATGCGGCCGGGGCCGTGCTCGACGGCTCTGTGCACGCCTGGGTGGACTCCGGGCTCGCGGAGGGCTACGCCCGCGCCGATGGCGCCACCCGCATGTACATCAGTGCGCAGCTGGACCCGGCCCCGGCGACGGTGAAGCCCGCCGATGGCGCGAACCCCGGCGCCAGCCTGCTCACCTTCGCACCCGGCACCACGCGGGTCACCCTGCGGCTGGTCACCAGCTTCATCGGCCGGGACCAGGCTCGCCGCACCTACGCCCAGGAGGTCGAGGGTCGCAGCCTCGAGCAGGTCAGGGCCGCCGCCCACGCCGCCTGGAAGGAGCGGCTGGACGTGATCAGGGTCGACCACGCCACCCCGGCCCAGCGCCGCACCCTGGCCGGCAACCTCTACCGGCTGAACCTCTACCCCAACTCGCACTGGGAGAACGCCGGCACCATCGAGCGACCCGTCCCCGTGCACGCCAGCCCCGTGCTGCCGGTGAAGGGGAACGCCACCGACACCCGCACCAACGCGCAGGTGCTGCCCGGCAGGATCCACGTCAACAACGGCTTCTGGGACACCTACCGCACCGCCTGGCCCGCCTATGCGCTGCTGTACCCGGAGCTGTGCGCGGAGCTCGCCGACGGCTTCGTCCAGCAGTTCCGCGAGGGTGGCTGGATCGCCCGCTGGTCCTCACCCGGGTACGCCGACTGCATGACCGGCACCAGCTCCGACATCGCCTTCGCCGACGCCGCCGTCAAGGGTGTGCCCCTGCCGGACCCGCTGGGCACCTATGAGGCCGGACTGCGCAACGCGACCGTCGCCCCGCCCTTCGCCGAGGTGGGCCGCAAGGGCAATGAACGTGCGGTGTTCACCGGGTACGTGGACACCGACACCCCCGAATCGGTCTCCTGGGCCCTGGAGGCGCACATCAACGACGCGGGGCTCGCCGCCCAGGCCGAGCTGCTGGCGGCCGACGAGGACCTGCCCGATCAGCGCCGCCGTACGCTCCGCGAGGAGGCCGCCTACCTGCGCGCTCGCAGCGCGAACTACGTGCTGCTGTTCGATCCGCGCATCGGGTTCTTCCAGGGGCGTGGGCCCGGCGGCTCCTTCTCCCAGGGGCCCGACGACTTCGATCCGTGCGTGTGGGGAGGGGACTTCACCGAGACCGACGGCTGGAACTTCGCCTTCCACGCCCCGCACGACGGCGAGGGGCTGGCCTCCCTCCACGGTGGTCGCGAGGGCCTGTGGGAGAAGCTCGAGGAGTTCTTCGCGACCCCGGAGCGAGCCGACCTCAAGGGCACCTACGGCCACGTCATCCACGAGATGGACGAGGCGCGGGCCGTGCGGATGGGCCAGTTCGGGATGTCCAACCAGCCCTCCCACCACATCCCGTTCCTGTTCCACCACGCCGGAGCCCCGCACCGCGCGATGCAGATCGTGAGGGAGGTGCAGCGCCGGCTGTTCGTGGGCGAGCAGATCGGTCAGGGCTATCCCGGGGACGAGGACAACGGCGAGATGAGCGCCTGGTGGCTGCTGACCGCGCTCGGCCTGTACCCCCTGCAGCTCGCCAGCGGTCGGTACCACGTGGTGGCCCCACTGTTCGACCGGGCCGAGGTGCGCCCCCTCGGTGGCGCCGCGTTCACGGTGGTGGCCGAGGGTCAGGCACCCGCGCATCCGTACGTCACCTCCCTGACCGTGCGCGGCCGTGAGCACAGCGTCGCCGCGATCGAGCACGCGCAGCTGCACGGAGAGCTGAGGTTCACGCTCGCGGCCGATCCCGGCGACTGGGGCGAGGTGCCCCCCTCGCCCACCTCCGAGGGCGGGCACCCCGAGGCCCTGGTGGACCTGCTGGAGACCGATCCCGAGGACCCGCTGCTGGACGACGACTCGCGCACGGAGCGGCACTGGGACACCGCCAGCTGCGTGATCGACCTTCCGCCGCTGCCGGGCCCCGGCCGGGCGCGCTTCCTCACGCTCACCTCGGGTGCCGAGGAGGGTGGGGACCCGATCGCCTGGCGGCTCGAGGGATCCGACGACGGCTCCAGCTGGACGCTGCTGGACGAGCGCTCCGATCAGCACTTCCGCTGGCGGCGGCAGACCCGTCCCTTCGAGATCGCCTCGCCGCAGGAGTGCACCCACCACCGCATCGTGGTGATCGCCGCCGAGGGCCCGCTGCGGCTGGCTCAGGTCGAACTGCTGCTCTGA
- a CDS encoding phosphoketolase, translated as MSTVPSWPDAAPKAPSDSELESIHAWWRAANYLSVGQIYLMANPLLRDPLQREHVKPRLLGHWGTTPGLTFLYAHANRAIRQRGLKAMYITGPGHGGPGLVAASYLEGTYSEVYPAVGQDVDGLRRLFTQFSFPGGIPSHVAPETPGSIHEGGELGYALSHAYGAMMDRPDEIAFTVVGDGEAETGPLATSWHSNKFINPHTDGVVLPILHLNGYKIANPTVLARIGDDELADLMRGYGHTPLFFTGGFDDEDPVQTHRRFAEVLDEALDQIATIKKQAAKDAKAGRTTERPAWPMIVFRSPKGWTGPKEIDGQKTEGSWRSHQVPLASARDTDEHLADLDRWLRSYEPEELFDEDGALRAEIAATAPEGELRMSANPATNGGVLRKDLRLPDFRDYTVDVQAPGATIAEPTRVLGTWLRDVTAQNMETFRIFGPDETASNRLQAVYEVTDKQWNAQFEDHDHTEHLAPTGRVMEMLSEHQCQGWLEGYLLTGRHGLFSSYEAFIHIVDSMVNQHAKWLKITNEIEWRAPISSLTYLLSSHVWRQDHNGFSHQDPGFIDHIVNKKAEVVRVYLPPDANTLLSTMDHCLRSKQYVNVVVAGKQPNPVWLSREDAITHCTRGLGIWEWAGTEVAGQEPDVVLACAGDIPTIETMAAAKILREKLPDLKVRVVNVVDLMRLQDDTEHPHGLSQRAFDGIFGEDIPVVFAYHGYPWLIHRLAYRHDRHGRIHVRGYKEEGTTTTPFDMLMRNDTDRYHLVMDVIDRVEGLGTAQALLRQEMEDARVRARAYAYTHGADVPEVADWQWGDGGDATTAAPGVAAETGGDNE; from the coding sequence ATGTCCACCGTTCCGTCCTGGCCCGATGCGGCGCCGAAGGCTCCCAGCGACAGTGAGCTCGAGTCGATCCACGCCTGGTGGCGTGCAGCCAACTACCTCTCGGTCGGCCAGATCTACCTGATGGCCAACCCGCTGCTGCGCGATCCTCTGCAGCGCGAGCATGTGAAGCCGCGGCTGCTGGGGCACTGGGGCACCACGCCCGGCCTCACGTTCCTGTACGCCCATGCCAACCGTGCGATCCGTCAGCGCGGCCTGAAGGCCATGTACATCACCGGCCCCGGCCATGGCGGTCCCGGGCTGGTGGCGGCGAGCTACCTGGAGGGCACCTACTCCGAGGTGTACCCGGCAGTCGGCCAGGACGTGGACGGGCTGCGTCGCCTGTTCACCCAGTTCTCCTTCCCCGGCGGGATCCCCTCCCACGTGGCCCCGGAGACGCCGGGCTCGATCCATGAGGGCGGCGAACTGGGGTACGCCCTCTCCCACGCCTACGGGGCCATGATGGACCGGCCCGACGAGATCGCCTTCACCGTGGTCGGTGACGGCGAGGCCGAGACCGGCCCACTGGCGACCTCGTGGCACTCCAACAAGTTCATCAACCCCCACACCGACGGGGTGGTGCTGCCGATCCTGCACCTGAACGGCTACAAGATCGCCAACCCCACGGTGCTGGCCCGCATCGGGGACGACGAGCTCGCCGACCTGATGCGGGGCTACGGTCACACGCCGCTGTTCTTCACCGGGGGTTTCGATGACGAGGACCCGGTCCAGACGCACCGCCGTTTCGCCGAGGTGCTGGACGAGGCCCTCGACCAGATCGCCACGATCAAGAAGCAGGCGGCCAAGGACGCGAAGGCCGGCAGGACCACCGAGCGACCTGCCTGGCCGATGATCGTGTTCCGCAGCCCGAAGGGGTGGACCGGGCCCAAGGAGATCGACGGGCAGAAGACCGAGGGCTCCTGGCGCTCCCACCAGGTCCCCCTGGCCAGCGCACGGGACACCGATGAGCACCTGGCGGATCTGGACCGCTGGCTGCGCTCCTATGAGCCCGAGGAGCTGTTCGACGAGGACGGCGCCCTGCGTGCCGAGATCGCCGCGACCGCCCCGGAGGGCGAGCTGCGGATGTCGGCGAACCCTGCCACCAACGGCGGTGTGCTGCGCAAGGACCTCCGGCTGCCCGATTTCCGCGACTACACGGTGGATGTGCAGGCCCCGGGCGCGACGATCGCCGAGCCCACCCGGGTACTGGGCACCTGGCTGCGGGACGTGACCGCCCAGAACATGGAGACCTTCCGGATCTTCGGCCCGGACGAGACCGCCTCGAACCGGCTGCAGGCCGTCTACGAGGTGACCGACAAGCAGTGGAACGCGCAGTTCGAGGACCACGATCACACCGAGCACCTGGCCCCCACGGGCCGGGTGATGGAGATGCTCTCGGAGCACCAGTGCCAGGGCTGGCTGGAGGGGTACCTGCTCACCGGCCGACACGGACTGTTCTCCTCCTACGAGGCGTTCATCCACATCGTCGACTCGATGGTGAACCAGCACGCCAAGTGGCTGAAGATCACCAACGAGATCGAGTGGCGCGCCCCGATCTCCTCGCTCACCTACCTGCTGAGCTCGCACGTGTGGCGGCAGGACCACAACGGCTTCTCCCACCAGGACCCGGGCTTCATCGATCACATCGTCAACAAGAAGGCCGAGGTGGTCCGGGTGTACCTGCCGCCGGACGCCAACACGCTGCTGTCGACGATGGACCACTGCCTGCGCTCTAAGCAGTACGTCAACGTGGTGGTGGCCGGCAAACAGCCCAACCCTGTGTGGCTGAGCCGGGAGGACGCGATCACCCACTGCACCCGCGGTCTGGGCATCTGGGAATGGGCGGGCACCGAGGTGGCCGGCCAGGAGCCCGATGTGGTGCTCGCCTGCGCCGGGGACATCCCCACCATCGAGACCATGGCTGCCGCCAAGATCCTGCGGGAGAAGCTGCCGGACCTTAAGGTGCGAGTGGTCAACGTGGTGGACCTGATGCGCCTTCAGGACGACACGGAGCATCCCCACGGGCTGTCCCAGCGGGCCTTCGACGGGATCTTCGGGGAGGACATCCCGGTGGTGTTCGCCTACCACGGCTACCCGTGGCTGATCCATCGCCTGGCCTACCGCCACGACCGCCATGGCCGCATCCACGTGCGCGGCTACAAGGAGGAGGGCACCACCACCACCCCGTTCGACATGCTGATGCGCAACGACACCGACCGCTATCACCTGGTGATGGACGTGATCGACAGGGTGGAGGGGCTGGGCACCGCCCAGGCCCTGCTGCGCCAGGAGATGGAGGACGCCCGCGTGCGTGCCCGCGCCTACGCCTACACCCACGGTGCCGACGTCCCCGAGGTGGCCGACTGGCAGTGGGGCGACGGCGGCGACGCTACGACCGCAGCCCCGGGGGTGGCCGCTGAGACCGGCGGCGACAACGAGTGA
- a CDS encoding DUF808 domain-containing protein, with the protein MAGGLAALLDDVAALARLAAASADDVAAASARAGAKAAGVVIDDTAVTPQYVQGIKPKRELPIIWRITKGSLFNKIVIILPILMLLSVFAPWLLPVLLICGGLYLSFEGAEKVWELVRGHEESKPASAKGGDAEDSVVKGAVRTDLILSAEIMVIAMNSIEQDSLWIRAAVLVVVALGITALVYGTVAILVKMDDVGLAMTKDEDGSEPKKRFGLGLVKAMPAVMKVISYVGMIAMLWVGGHIILVSTHDLGLAQPYEWIHGLEVAVGGGVLGWLINTFFSFLIGLGIGAIIVALMHVLPFGRRGDDEADEKIAADAGHGTGAQEGGSRRVDAGKQKHPAVGDQRDTETAADPRI; encoded by the coding sequence ATGGCCGGTGGTCTTGCCGCCCTGCTCGATGACGTCGCCGCTCTGGCCCGCCTCGCTGCCGCGAGCGCCGATGACGTGGCCGCCGCCTCTGCCCGCGCGGGTGCGAAGGCCGCCGGTGTGGTGATCGACGACACCGCCGTCACCCCGCAGTACGTGCAGGGCATCAAGCCCAAGCGGGAGCTGCCCATCATCTGGCGGATCACCAAGGGCTCCCTGTTCAACAAGATCGTCATCATCCTGCCGATCCTGATGCTGCTGAGCGTGTTCGCCCCGTGGCTGCTGCCTGTGCTGCTGATCTGCGGTGGCCTCTATCTGAGCTTCGAGGGCGCCGAGAAAGTATGGGAGCTGGTACGCGGCCACGAGGAGAGCAAGCCCGCGTCCGCCAAGGGCGGGGACGCCGAGGACTCTGTGGTCAAGGGCGCGGTGCGCACGGACCTGATCCTCTCTGCGGAGATCATGGTGATCGCCATGAACTCCATCGAGCAGGACTCGCTGTGGATCCGCGCCGCGGTGCTGGTGGTGGTGGCCCTCGGCATCACGGCGCTGGTGTACGGCACGGTGGCGATCCTGGTGAAGATGGACGACGTGGGCCTGGCCATGACCAAGGACGAGGACGGCTCGGAGCCCAAGAAGCGCTTCGGCCTCGGTCTGGTCAAGGCCATGCCCGCCGTGATGAAGGTGATCAGCTACGTGGGCATGATCGCGATGCTGTGGGTGGGTGGCCACATCATCCTCGTCAGCACCCATGATCTGGGGCTGGCCCAGCCCTACGAGTGGATCCACGGCCTCGAGGTGGCCGTGGGCGGCGGCGTGCTGGGATGGCTGATCAACACCTTCTTCTCGTTCCTGATCGGCCTGGGCATCGGCGCGATCATCGTGGCGCTGATGCACGTGCTGCCCTTCGGCCGCCGCGGGGATGACGAGGCCGACGAGAAGATCGCTGCCGACGCGGGCCACGGCACCGGGGCTCAGGAGGGCGGTTCCCGCCGGGTGGACGCAGGGAAGCAGAAGCACCCCGCCGTGGGCGATCAGCGCGACACCGAGACCGCAGCCGACCCCCGCATCTGA
- a CDS encoding SDR family oxidoreductase, whose translation MKITLIGGHGKVALLAQPLLVQAGHEVRSVVRNPDHIAAIELTGARPVVTDIERLDAEGWGELLSGTEAVVWTAGAGGGDPKRTWAVDRDAAIAAMDAAQRVGARRFVIVSYFGAGPGHGVPEGDDFYAYAQAKTEADEHLQNSGLSWTILRPSALTLEEPSGRIDVTATEGAEVSRANVARVITATLEHESTIGRVIEFNDGDQPIDEALGSLG comes from the coding sequence ATGAAGATCACACTCATCGGAGGACACGGCAAGGTCGCCCTTCTCGCCCAGCCGCTGCTGGTGCAGGCGGGCCACGAGGTGCGGTCCGTGGTGCGCAATCCGGACCACATCGCCGCCATCGAGCTCACCGGCGCCCGACCCGTGGTGACGGACATCGAGCGGCTCGATGCGGAGGGCTGGGGGGAGCTGCTGAGCGGCACGGAGGCCGTGGTGTGGACGGCCGGAGCCGGGGGAGGCGACCCGAAGCGGACCTGGGCCGTGGACCGCGATGCCGCGATCGCCGCCATGGACGCCGCCCAGCGTGTCGGAGCGCGTCGCTTCGTGATCGTCAGCTACTTCGGCGCCGGCCCTGGCCACGGGGTGCCGGAGGGCGACGACTTCTACGCTTACGCCCAGGCCAAGACGGAGGCCGATGAGCACCTGCAGAACAGCGGGCTGTCCTGGACCATCCTGCGCCCTTCCGCCCTCACCCTGGAGGAGCCCAGCGGGCGCATCGACGTCACGGCCACCGAGGGCGCAGAGGTGTCCCGCGCCAACGTGGCCCGGGTGATCACAGCGACCCTCGAGCACGAGAGCACCATCGGCCGGGTGATCGAGTTCAACGACGGCGACCAGCCGATCGACGAGGCTCTGGGGAGCCTGGGCTGA